From Rhodococcus sp. B7740, one genomic window encodes:
- a CDS encoding TetR/AcrR family transcriptional regulator, with the protein MDHDERRRAITAATWRLIAAKGIDAANMRDIATEAGYTNGALSHYFAGKDEILRTAFEHVFEATNRRIDEALGDATGFDALRIFCREVMPTTDETLLEARIAVSLWQRAMYDEHMDDTNRRSLVSWRARMAEFLEQARAEGDAGDFDVDLAVEMLLNMMMGMQILGVLTPDDTTADRQFEMLDRFIAQL; encoded by the coding sequence GTGGATCACGACGAACGCCGCCGCGCGATCACCGCGGCAACGTGGCGTCTGATCGCTGCCAAGGGGATCGATGCCGCGAACATGCGGGACATCGCGACCGAGGCGGGATACACGAACGGCGCGCTGAGCCACTACTTCGCGGGTAAGGACGAGATTCTCCGAACCGCGTTCGAGCACGTCTTCGAGGCTACGAACCGACGGATCGACGAAGCTCTGGGCGACGCAACGGGATTCGATGCCCTCCGCATCTTCTGTCGAGAAGTGATGCCGACGACCGACGAGACTCTGCTCGAGGCGAGAATTGCAGTCTCGCTGTGGCAGCGCGCGATGTACGACGAGCACATGGACGACACGAACCGTCGATCCCTGGTGTCGTGGCGGGCGCGGATGGCGGAGTTTCTCGAGCAGGCTCGCGCAGAAGGCGACGCCGGCGACTTCGATGTCGATCTCGCCGTCGAAATGTTGCTCAACATGATGATGGGTATGCAGATTCTCGGCGTGCTCACCCCCGACGACACCACTGCCGACCGGCAGTTCGAGATGCTCGACCGGTTCATAGCTCAGCTGTAG
- the styD gene encoding phenylacetaldehyde dehydrogenase StyD gives MTAVQESAAPSLPTGTATELYIAGQWHGASDGGTFTDINPTTEQPLAEVAAATASDVDAAVRAARAQLGGEWGATPGAIRGKLLNRIADLIERDGDLLARLEALDVGKPVGQPAMLDIPNAAATFRHFAGWADKITGSSIPTAGYFGQPTHSYTVREPVGVIGMIVPWNTPLMIAGWKLAPALAAGNTVVIKPPEDAPLSILHLARLIDEAGVPAGVVNVLPGLGEVTGDALVGHPDVDKISFTGSPRVGKLIAKKAADTFKRTTLELGGKSPQIILEDADLEAAINGTAMGLFFNQGQVCAAGTRVLVHRSLYSQVVDGLAAAASAQVVGDPFDPSTTMGALVNATQRDSVLGYIQAGRDGGARVAAGGGRPDGAGYFVEPTIFADADNGMKIAQEEIFGPVGTVIPFDTADEAIRIANDTVYGLAASIWTRDVSRAHTLAAKVRSGAVWVNGWAAIDPALPWGGMKSSGTGRELGWAGIEANTEEKVVTIVL, from the coding sequence ATGACTGCAGTACAGGAATCGGCCGCACCGTCGTTGCCGACCGGAACCGCCACCGAGCTCTACATCGCCGGGCAGTGGCACGGCGCATCCGACGGAGGCACCTTCACCGACATCAACCCCACGACGGAACAGCCCCTGGCCGAGGTTGCTGCGGCTACCGCGTCGGACGTCGATGCCGCGGTGCGCGCGGCCCGGGCCCAGCTCGGTGGTGAGTGGGGCGCGACTCCTGGAGCAATCCGCGGGAAGCTGCTCAACCGGATTGCCGATCTCATCGAGCGCGACGGCGACCTGCTCGCTCGACTCGAGGCCCTCGACGTCGGCAAGCCGGTGGGTCAACCGGCGATGCTCGACATTCCCAATGCAGCAGCCACTTTCCGGCACTTCGCCGGCTGGGCAGACAAGATCACCGGCAGCTCCATTCCCACTGCGGGGTACTTCGGGCAGCCGACGCACTCGTACACCGTTCGCGAGCCCGTCGGCGTCATCGGCATGATCGTTCCCTGGAACACCCCGTTGATGATCGCCGGGTGGAAGCTCGCACCTGCCCTGGCGGCGGGGAACACCGTGGTGATCAAGCCGCCGGAGGACGCCCCGCTGTCGATCCTGCATCTGGCCCGTCTGATCGACGAGGCGGGCGTACCTGCGGGAGTTGTCAATGTCCTTCCGGGACTGGGAGAAGTGACCGGCGACGCGCTGGTCGGTCACCCGGACGTCGACAAGATCAGCTTCACCGGAAGTCCTCGAGTCGGCAAGCTCATCGCAAAGAAGGCTGCCGACACGTTCAAGCGGACCACCCTCGAACTCGGCGGCAAGTCGCCGCAGATCATCCTCGAGGACGCGGACCTCGAGGCAGCGATCAACGGAACCGCGATGGGCCTGTTCTTCAACCAGGGCCAGGTGTGTGCGGCCGGCACCCGAGTGTTGGTGCATCGCTCGCTGTACTCACAGGTGGTCGACGGTCTGGCCGCTGCGGCGTCGGCTCAGGTGGTGGGCGATCCCTTCGATCCGTCGACGACCATGGGCGCACTCGTCAACGCCACGCAGCGCGACAGCGTGCTGGGGTACATCCAGGCCGGACGCGACGGCGGTGCCCGAGTGGCGGCCGGAGGTGGCCGCCCAGACGGGGCCGGGTATTTCGTCGAGCCGACCATCTTCGCCGACGCCGACAACGGCATGAAGATCGCCCAGGAGGAGATCTTCGGGCCCGTCGGTACGGTGATTCCGTTCGATACCGCGGACGAAGCGATCCGCATCGCCAACGACACCGTGTACGGACTGGCCGCCTCGATCTGGACCCGCGACGTGTCGAGGGCGCACACCCTGGCCGCGAAGGTCCGCTCCGGCGCGGTCTGGGTGAACGGTTGGGCAGCAATCGATCCCGCACTCCCGTGGGGCGGCATGAAATCCAGTGGCACGGGCCGTGAGCTCGGGTGGGCGGGCATCGAGGCCAATACCGAGGAGAAGGTCGTGACAATCGTTCTGTAG
- a CDS encoding helix-turn-helix domain-containing protein: MGALAASWGFTDPAHFSRACRARFGRTPKDFRDTNRS; this comes from the coding sequence ATCGGCGCGTTGGCGGCATCGTGGGGATTCACCGACCCCGCGCATTTCAGCCGCGCGTGTCGTGCGCGCTTCGGCCGCACCCCCAAGGACTTTCGCGACACCAACCGAAGCTGA